In Fusarium oxysporum f. sp. lycopersici 4287 chromosome 12, whole genome shotgun sequence, one DNA window encodes the following:
- a CDS encoding hypothetical protein (At least one base has a quality score < 10) — MALIERVWHACVSIVAWLTMWPTSPSTSYQHPFRPNHPHTHIEDPSPGFPIFNPPPGDHEFLCEYPEMTGFVQCSIPENRECWLRHPDGREFNIHTNYENFAPKGIMRHYTLNVTESWYNADGQNFTEAKLFNEEYPGPWLEACWGDTFNITVINSMKRNGTSIHWHGIRQNQTMDMDGVNGITQCPIAPGDSFSYIFNTTQYGTSWYHSHYSVQYADGLQGPITIHGPQSAPYDATKRPLLMTDWSHESAFRLLFPGSQFSNKTILLNGAGNVSHYGYTPTLPVPDNYELYFNKTPTDKPSRPKRYLLRLINTSFDSTLVFSIDNHWLQIVTSDFVPIEPYFNTSVLIGIGQRYNVIVEANPLAGDVNEIPEDGNFWIRTWVADACGIAPGGDGYEKTGILRYNHTDKALPSSQPWVNISKACSDETYTSLRPKIPWYIGPAANAQAADQTGERFNVTFDPNAKNTPEFQEEYPVATFGLQRPGQNFRPLQINYSDPVMFHLDEPRDTYPPKWVVIPEDYTEKEWVYFVLTIEGISARTGAHPIHLHGHDFALLQQEENQTYDPSRLNLKLDNPPRRDVVLLPRNGFVVIAFKADNPGLAMQVLERQGDANELFPVGSPNIIEAERVCKNWKTWMDGEKDFFEGDSGI; from the exons ATGGCTCTCATAGAGCGAGTATGGCACGCCTGCGTCAGTATAGTCGCATGGCTAACAATGTGGCCCACCTCCCCTTCCACCTCCTACCAACATCCCTTCCGCCCCAATCATCCTCACACTCACATTGAAGATCCCAGCCCTGGCTTCCCCATCTTCAATCCCCCGCCAGGTGATCATGAATTTCTCTGCGAGTACCCAGAAATGACAGGTTTCGTGCAATGTTCAATTCCTGAGAATCGAGAATGTTGGCTTAGACATCCGGATGGGCGAGAGTTCAACATCCATACAAACTATGAGAACTTTGCGCCGAAGGGTATTATGAGGCATTATACACTTAATGTTACTGAGAGTTGGTATAATGCTGATGGGCAGAACTTTACCGAGGCGAAGTTGTTCAATGAGGAGTATCCTGGGCCTTGGCTTGAGGCTTGTTGGGGTGAT ACCTTCAATATCACGGTGATCAATAGTATGAAGCGGAACGGCACGAGTATTCACTGGCATGGTATTCGACAGAACCAAACGATGGACATGGATGGTGTCAACGGCATAACTCAATGTCCAATTGCGCCAGGGGATAGCTTCAGCTACATCTTCAATACGACGCAATACGGGACGTCTTGGTATCATAGCCACTACTCTGTGCAGTATGCAGATGGTCTTCAGGGCCCAATC ACAATTCATGGTCCCCAGTCAGCTCCCTACGATGCAACCAAGAGGCCATTACTTATGACAGATTGGT CTCACGAGAGTGCATTCAGACTACTCTTCCCTGGCTCCCAATTCTCCAACAAGACCATCCTTCTCAACGGCGCAGGCAACGTCTCCCACTACGGCTACACCCCAACTCTCCCTGTCCCTGATAACTATGAGTTATACTTCAATAAAACTCCAACAGATAAGCCAAGTCGCCCAAAGAGATATTTGCTCCGCCTGATCAATACTTCATTTGACTCAACACTCGTCTTCTCCATTGATAACCACTGGCTTCAAATCGTCACTTCGGACTTTGTCCCTATTGAGCCGTACTTCAACACCTCAGTCTTGATAGGAATTGGTCAAAGGTACAACGTCATTGTCGAAGCGAATCCTCTTGCCGGTGATGTCAACGAGATCCCAGAAGATGGAAACTTCTGGATCAGGACTTGGGTCGCTGATGCATGTGGTATAGCCCCAGGAGGAGACGGTTACGAAAAGACCGGCATCCTACGCTACAACCACACTGACAAGGCTCTTCCctcatctcagccttgggTCAACATCAGCAAAGCGTGCTCAGATGAGACATATACTTCGCTTCGACCGAAGATACCATGGTACATTGGTCCAGCTGCCAATGCTCAAGCGGCGGATCAGACCGGTGAGCGGTTCAATGTTACTTTTGATCCGAATGCCAAGAATACACCTGAGTTCCAGGAGGAGTATCCGGTTGCTACGTTTGGTCTCCAGAGACCTGGTCAGAACTTTAGACCACTGCAGATTAATTACTCTGATCCCGTTATGTTTCACTTGGATGAGCCGAGGGATACTTACCCACCGAAGTGGGTGGTGATTCCTGAGGATTATACTGAGAAAGAATGG GTCTACTTTGTTCTTACGATAGAAGGCATTAGTGCCCGCACCGGCGCTCATCCA ATCCACCTTCACGGGCATGACTTTGCCCTTCTGCAACAAGAAGAGAACCAAACCTATGACCCCAGCAGACTCAACTTGAAGCTTGACAACCCACCAAGGCGTGATGTCGTCCTACTTCCCCGCAATGGCTTCGTAGTTATTGCTTTCAAGGCAGATAACCCAG GTTTGGCTATGCAAGTCCTGGAGAGACAGGGAGATGCCAATGAGTTATTCCCTGTTGGTTCGCCGAATATCATTGAGGCGGAAAGGGTTTGTAAGAACTGGAAGACGTGGATGGATGGTGAGAAGGATTTCTTTGAAGGTGATTCTGGTATTTAA
- a CDS encoding cutinase has product MRAAFILSFLLASATALPTASTEKRAVAAQDVNLLETRDLLNRNDLENGDSSNCPTAILVYARGSTEPGNLGITVGPILVEAMQLAIPDIWIQGVGGPYTADLAPNFLPEGTTDASIDEAKRLFQMAYDKCPDTPVVTAGYSQGTVVVGYALSELEGAVQNQVVGAALFGYTKNEQLGGRIPDYPTDRTKIFCLPTDLVCDGTLFILPAHFLYGADAAVPGPEFLVGQIQK; this is encoded by the exons atgcGAGCTGCATTTATCCTTTCCTTCCTCCTGGCTAGCGCTACCGCCTTGCCAACAGCATCGACTGAAAAGAGAGCCGTCGCCGCGCAAGACGTCAATCTACTAGAAACCCGAGACCTTCTCAATCGTaatgatcttgagaatggTGATTCCTCAAATTGTCCCACAGCTATTTTGGTCTATGCACGTGGTAGCACAGAGCCTGGTAATCTT GGGATCACGGTTGGGCCAATACTCGTAGAAGCCATGCAGCTTGCTATCCCTGATATTTGGATACAAGGTGTTGGTGGGCCATACACGGCTGATCTTGCGCCGAACTTCCTTCCTGAGGGGACCACAGATGCCTCCATCGATGAAGCTAAAAGACTTTTCCAAATGGCCTACGACAAGTGCCCAGATACGCCCGTCGTGACGGCTGGATATAG TCAAGGAACAGTTGTCGTAGGATATGCACTCAGCGAACTCGAAGGCGCGGTCCAGAATCAAGTTGTTGGAGCCGCCTTGTTTGGATATACCAAGAACGAGCAGCTCGGGGGCCGTATCCCGGACTATCCTACAGACAGAACTAAGATTTTCTGTCTACCTACTGATCTAGTTTGTGATGGGACGTTATTTATACTGCCTGCCCATTTTCTGTATGGCGCTGATGCGGCGGTTCCAGGTCCAGAATTTCTGGTTGGGCAGATTCAGAAGTAG
- a CDS encoding xyloglucanase (At least one base has a quality score < 10), with product MKLLSLLAASASVAQAALKWQNVRFGGGGGFVPGIEFHPTTKGVAYARTDIGGLYRLNADDSWTPLTDNTGVDATWSRWGIDALALDPSNPNKVLTAAGLYTNSWDPNKGAIGISNDKGATWSFTELPFKVGGNMPGRGMGERLAVDPKNSNIIYFGARSGNGLWKSTDGGKSFSKVTSFTNVGTYVADPSDSSGYNSDIQGLSFVTFDSTSSLVNGATSRIFVGVADTKTASVYVTTDAGKTWKPVDGQPVKYLPHKGQFSPKEKALYLSYSNGGGPYDGTAGAVYRYDVAANTWKDITPPGDIYFGFGGLALDRQKSGTLVVASLNSWYPDAQFFRSTDSGKTWSTLWNYNAQGNLDLHYSISTPKAPWIYKNFISVDTKKLGWMVEALAIDPFDSDHWLYGTGLTLYGGHDLTKWDTVHNITIESLADGIEETAVLDVKSAPGGSELLAAVGDDSGFTFASKSVLGKSPLSAWDNPMFTSSTSADYAGKKVGNVVRAGNSDSNPQVALSSDGGKSWKVHGAAEQGPKGGSISYSANGDTILWSPENRGVLRSQNEGSFASVSSLPSGALVASDKQDNDYFYGASGSKFYVSNNTASSFSTGGSLDGANSVKDIAAHPTKAGEVWVSTDAGIFRSTDYGSAFSKIGGLSKTEQIALGKGSGSSWNVYAFGTGSAGRKLYGSSDLGKTWTDLQGSMGFGAADSAKLAGSGNEAGLVYVGTNGRGVFWGLGTI from the exons atgaagttgcTCTCTCTTCTCGCTGCTTCGGCAAGCGTTGCGCAAGCTGCTCTCAAATGGCAGAATGTCCGTTTCGGCGGTGGAGGCGGCTTTGTTCCTGGCATTGAGTTCCATCCAACTACCAAGGGCGTTGCCTATGCACGAACCGATATTGGTGGTCTTTATCGTCTCAATGCGGATGATTCTTGGACACCACTCACTGACAATACTGGTGTTGATGCGACATG GAGCCGATGGGGTATTGACGCTCTGGCCCTTGATCCAAGCAACCCTAACAAGGTCCTCACCGCTGCTGGATTATATACCAACTCATG GGACCCCAACAAGGGAGCAATTGGTATCAGTAATGACAAAGGCGCCACATGGTCCTTCACTGAGCTCCCCTTCAAAGTAGGCGGAAACATGCCCGGTCGCGGCATGGGTGAGCGTCTCGCCGTTGATCCCAAGAACTCCAACATCATCTATTTCGGAGCCCGAAGTGGCAACGGTCTCTGGAAGAGTACAGATGGTGGTAAGAGCTTCTCCAAGGTCACTTCCTTCACCAATGTTGGTACCTATGTTGCCGATCCGAGTGACAGCTCTGGATACAACAGTGACATCCAGGGTTTGTCCTTCGTCACATTTGACTCTACTTCATCTCTTGTCAATGGTGCTACGTCGAGGATCttcgttggtgttgctgatACAAAGACTGCTTCTGTGTATGTGACTACTGATGCGGGTAAGACGTGGAAGCCTGTTGATGGGCAGCCTGTGAAGTACCTCCCCCACAAAGGCCAGTTTTCGCCAAAGGAGAAGGCGCTATACCTCTCGTACAGCAATGGTGGTGGGCCATATGATGGTACTGCTGGTGCTGTGTACCGCTATGACGTTGCTGCCAACACTTGGAAGGACATCACCCCGCCTGGAGACATCTACTTCGGCTTTGGTGGTCTTGCACTCGACCGCCAGAAATCGGGTACCCTTGTCGTTGCCTCTCTGAACTCTTGGTATCCCGATGCTCAGTTCTTCCGATCCACTGACTCTGGCAAGACGTGGTCTACGCTCTGGAACTACAACGCTCAGGGCAACCTTGATCTTCACTACAGCATCTCCACACCAAAGGCGCCCTGGATCTACAAGAACTTCATCTCAGTTGATACCAAGAAGCTGGGCTGGATGGTTGAAGCTCTGGCTATTGATCCTTTTGACAGCGACCACTGGCTGTACGGCACTGGCCTGACACTCTACGGAGGCCATGATCTTACCAAGTGGGATACCGTCCACAACATCACCATTGAGTCTCTCGCCGACGGTATTGAAGAAACCGCAGTCCTTGACGTCAAGTCCGCTCCCGGCGGAAGTGAACTTCTCGCCGCCGTCGGCGACGACAGCGGTTTTACCTTTGCCTCCAAGAGCGTTCTCGGCAAATCTCCCCTCTCAGCTTGGGACAACCCAATGTTCACATCATCTACTAGCGCTGACTACGCCGGCAAGAAGGTCGGCAATGTCGTACGAGCTGGAAACAGTGATAGCAACCCTCAAGTCGCGCTATCATCCGACGGCGGTAAATCGTGGAAGGTTCATGGCGCTGCTGAGCAAGGTCCCAAGGGAGGTTCGATCTCATACTCAGCCAATGGAGATACTATCCTCTGGTCCCCCGAGAACAGAGGTGTCTTGAGATCTCAAAACGAAGGCAGCTTCGCTTCCGTCTCAAGTCTACCGAGCGGCGCCCTCGTCGCTAGTGATAAACAGGACAACGACTACTTCTACGGTGCATCAGGATCAAAGTTCTACGTCTCCAACAACAcagcctcaagcttctccacAGGAGGATCTCTCGACGGAGCCAACTCAGTCAAAGATATCGCCGCTCATCCTACCAAGGCTGGAGAGGTCTGGGTCTCCACCGACGCTGGTATCTTCCGGAGCACAGACTACGGTAGCGCCTTTTCCAAGATCGGGGGTCTTAGCAAGACTGAGCAGATTGCTCTCGGTAAGGGCTCTGGAAGCAGCTGGAATGTGTATGCTTTTGGAACAGGCTCTGCTGGGCGCAAGTTGTACGGTAGCTCTGATCTTGGCAAGACTTGGACGGATCTTCAGGGTTCTATGGGCTTTGGTGCTGCGGACAGTGCTAAGCTTGCTGGAAGTGGGAATGAGGCGGGATTGGTCTATGTTGGAACCAACGGCCGTGGTGTTTTCTGGGGCCTGGGAACCATCTGA